Genomic DNA from Pseudofrancisella aestuarii:
CTGTAATGTTTAGATTCTTATCTTCGATCTCTGGAGCATCAAAAGATATTTCTTCTAATAGTTTTTCCATTACAGTATGAAGCCTTCTAGCTCCTATATTCTCTATTTCTTCATTTACTTTGTAAGCAATGTCAGCAATCCTATTTATAGCATTTTCTTCAAAGTTTAAATTCAGACCTTCTGTTTCCATTAGAGCAACATATTGTTTTAGTATAGAGCAGTCAGGCTCTTTAAGAATTCTAACAAAATCTTCAACGACTAGAGATTTTAACTCGACTCTAATAGGCAGTCTTCCTTGAAGTTCAGGTATTAAATCTGAAGGCTTAGCAATGTGGAATGCTCCTGAAGCTATAAACAAGATATGATCAGTTTTAATCATTCCATATTTGGTAGAAACAGTAGAACCTTCTACTAAAGGTAGTAAGTCTCGCTGCACACCTTCACGAGAAACATCTGCTCCAGAGTTACTAGATTTTTTACATACTTTATCTATCTCATCTAAAAAAACTATACCATTTTGCTCAACAGACTCTAAAGCTCTTGCTCTAATATCTTCCTCGTTAACAAGCTTGGAAGCTTCCTCATCTTTTACAAGTTTTAAAGCATCTTTTATTTTAACCTTTTTATTTTTCTTTTTATCACTACTTAAGCTTGAAAAAAGGTCTTGAAGTTGACTTGTCATATCTTCCATACCTGGAGGCCCCATAACTCCAATAGTTTTAGGAGCAGCCGCAACTTCAATCTCTATTTCTTTATCATCAAGTTCACCATTTTGAATTTTCTTTCTAAAGGCTTCTCTTGTTTTACTTTCTTTTTCTTTACGAGATTCACTATCTTGAGCTGGTTCATTTGCAAAGCCAAGCTTAGATTCACTAGCTCTAGCAGGAGGTATTAAAACATCTAGTATTCTTTCTTCAGCTAATTTAGTAGCTTTCTCTACAACTTTTTGCTTAGCGTCTTCTCTCTTCATTTTGACAGCCATTTCAACTAGGTCACGTATTATAGATTCTACATCTTTACCAA
This window encodes:
- the hslU gene encoding ATP-dependent protease ATPase subunit HslU — translated: MTQIMTPKAIVNELERHIIGQNDAKKAVAIALRNRWRRMQLNDEMRQEVTPKNILMIGPTGVGKTEIARRLAKLADAPFIKVEATKFTEVGYVGKDVESIIRDLVEMAVKMKREDAKQKVVEKATKLAEERILDVLIPPARASESKLGFANEPAQDSESRKEKESKTREAFRKKIQNGELDDKEIEIEVAAAPKTIGVMGPPGMEDMTSQLQDLFSSLSSDKKKNKKVKIKDALKLVKDEEASKLVNEEDIRARALESVEQNGIVFLDEIDKVCKKSSNSGADVSREGVQRDLLPLVEGSTVSTKYGMIKTDHILFIASGAFHIAKPSDLIPELQGRLPIRVELKSLVVEDFVRILKEPDCSILKQYVALMETEGLNLNFEENAINRIADIAYKVNEEIENIGARRLHTVMEKLLEEISFDAPEIEDKNLNITVEYVNNKLGKLVKDKDLSQYIL